A DNA window from Actinomadura coerulea contains the following coding sequences:
- a CDS encoding ABC transporter ATP-binding protein translates to MPVSAVRIRDLRKTFGPVEAVAGVDLDIRDGEFFSMLGPSGSGKTTVLRLIAGFERPTSGTIELGGRDVTGLAPFDRDVNTVFQDYALFPHLDVLRNVEYGMKVRRVPKAERRERALEALRSVRLEGMRARRPAELSGGQRQRVALARALVNEPKVLLLDEPLGALDLKLREEMQVELKSIQRRAGITFVFVTHDQEEALTLSDRIAVLDGGRVQQVGTPAEVYERPATEFVAGFVGTTNRIGEVCVRPEKIHVHVDGEGEREGGPDTGDRQALGTVAEVVYAGAVTRYVVDLESGERVVALQQNLRTSSMDVMGRRGARVRISWHEAHEFHLSGAGSAPAPAP, encoded by the coding sequence ATGCCGGTTTCAGCGGTGAGGATCCGCGATCTTCGCAAGACCTTCGGCCCCGTCGAGGCGGTGGCGGGCGTCGACCTCGACATCCGGGACGGCGAGTTCTTCTCGATGCTCGGGCCGTCCGGGTCCGGGAAGACGACCGTGCTGCGGCTCATCGCGGGCTTCGAGCGGCCGACCTCTGGAACGATCGAACTCGGCGGCAGGGACGTGACCGGCCTCGCGCCGTTCGACCGCGACGTCAACACCGTCTTCCAGGACTACGCGCTCTTCCCGCACCTCGACGTGCTCCGCAACGTCGAGTACGGCATGAAGGTGCGGCGGGTGCCGAAGGCCGAGCGCCGCGAGCGGGCGCTGGAGGCGCTGCGCAGCGTCCGGCTCGAAGGGATGCGGGCGCGCCGCCCCGCCGAGCTGTCGGGCGGCCAGCGCCAGCGGGTCGCGCTCGCCCGGGCGCTGGTGAACGAGCCGAAGGTGCTGCTGCTGGACGAGCCGCTCGGCGCGCTCGACCTGAAGCTGCGCGAGGAGATGCAGGTCGAACTGAAGAGCATCCAGCGCAGGGCCGGCATCACCTTCGTGTTCGTCACCCACGACCAGGAGGAGGCGCTGACCCTCAGCGACCGGATCGCGGTCCTCGACGGCGGCCGGGTCCAGCAGGTCGGCACGCCGGCCGAGGTGTACGAGCGGCCCGCCACCGAGTTCGTGGCCGGCTTCGTCGGCACGACCAACCGCATCGGCGAGGTCTGCGTGCGGCCGGAGAAGATCCACGTCCACGTGGACGGCGAGGGCGAGCGGGAGGGCGGGCCGGACACGGGGGACCGGCAGGCGCTCGGCACGGTCGCCGAGGTCGTCTACGCCGGCGCGGTCACCCGCTACGTCGTCGACCTGGAGTCGGGGGAGCGGGTCGTCGCGCTGCAGCAGAACCTGCGGACCTCCTCCATGGACGTGATGGGCCGGCGCGGCGCCCGGGTCCGGATCAGCTGGCACGAGGCGCACGAGTTCCACCTGTCGGGCGCCGGCTCCGCGCCGGCGCCCGCCCCCTGA
- a CDS encoding ABC transporter substrate-binding protein, translating to MWSKRMAAAAAATLAIGLAAAACGDSGDKATASGQGGFPVPKVPMQKSLGQGEGKVNLVAWAGYAEDGSNDPKVDWVTPFEKQTGCKVNTKVAGTSDEMVTLMKTGEYDAVSASGDASLRLIASGTVAPVNTGLVPNYADVFAGLKMKPWNSVNNVAYGIPHGRGANLLMWRTDKVKTAPDSWGAVFDANSPYKGKITAYDSPIYIADAALYLKTAKPELGIKNPYALDQKQFDAAVELLKTQRGLVGEYWSDYTKEVQAFKSGDSVLGTTWQVIANLAEAEKAPVKVTLPKEGSTGWSDTWMVGAKAKNPNCAYKWMDWIVSPKANAQVAEWFGEAPANAKACQETSDKKFCDTFHATDENYFSQVHFWTTPIAQCLDGRKDVKCVDYSKWTQAWTAIKG from the coding sequence ATGTGGTCCAAGCGCATGGCGGCCGCCGCCGCGGCGACGCTGGCGATCGGACTGGCGGCCGCCGCCTGCGGCGACTCGGGCGACAAGGCGACCGCATCCGGGCAGGGCGGCTTCCCCGTTCCCAAGGTGCCGATGCAGAAGTCGCTCGGCCAGGGCGAGGGCAAGGTCAACCTGGTCGCCTGGGCCGGGTACGCCGAGGACGGCTCCAACGACCCCAAGGTCGACTGGGTCACCCCGTTCGAGAAGCAGACCGGCTGCAAGGTCAACACCAAGGTCGCCGGCACGTCCGACGAGATGGTGACCCTGATGAAGACCGGCGAGTACGACGCGGTCTCCGCCTCCGGTGACGCCTCGCTGCGGCTGATCGCCTCCGGGACGGTCGCGCCGGTCAACACCGGGCTCGTGCCGAACTACGCCGACGTCTTCGCCGGGCTGAAGATGAAGCCGTGGAACTCGGTGAACAACGTCGCCTACGGCATCCCGCACGGCCGCGGCGCCAACCTGCTCATGTGGCGCACCGACAAGGTCAAGACGGCCCCCGACTCGTGGGGCGCGGTGTTCGACGCCAACTCCCCGTACAAGGGGAAGATCACCGCCTACGACTCGCCGATCTACATCGCCGACGCCGCGCTCTACCTGAAGACGGCCAAGCCCGAACTCGGCATCAAGAACCCGTACGCGCTCGACCAGAAGCAGTTCGACGCGGCCGTCGAGCTGCTGAAGACCCAGCGCGGGCTCGTCGGCGAGTACTGGTCCGACTACACCAAGGAGGTCCAGGCGTTCAAGAGCGGCGACTCCGTCCTCGGGACGACGTGGCAGGTCATCGCCAACCTCGCGGAGGCCGAGAAGGCCCCGGTCAAGGTGACCCTGCCCAAGGAGGGCTCCACCGGCTGGTCGGACACCTGGATGGTCGGCGCGAAGGCCAAGAACCCCAACTGCGCCTACAAGTGGATGGACTGGATCGTCTCTCCCAAGGCGAACGCGCAGGTCGCCGAATGGTTCGGTGAGGCCCCGGCGAACGCGAAGGCGTGCCAGGAGACCTCGGACAAGAAGTTCTGCGACACCTTCCACGCCACCGACGAGAACTACTTCTCGCAGGTGCACTTCTGGACGACGCCGATCGCGCAGTGCCTCGACGGGCGCAAGGACGTCAAGTGCGTCGACTACTCCAAGTGGACGCAGGCGTGGACCGCGATCAAGGGATGA
- a CDS encoding ABC transporter permease subunit, translating to MDRDQGMTGSALTGGKDGRPAPGPRRRAAALLHRRPRLRLSLLLSAPLAWLVVVYLGALAAIFLTAFWTTDVFTGEVVRQFTLANFQTLLDEPVYRTVALRSLGVAAAVTLIDTAIGFPMALYMAKVARPRHRPYLVIAILAPLWAAYLVKAYAWRVMLSEGGLVDQVLGPFGLSSPGYGLTATVLVLAYLWLPYMILPVYAGLERLPDSLLDASGDLGARPLRTLRSVVLPLVFPSLVAGSIFTFSLSLGDYITVKIVGGRSQLLGNVVYDNIGAANNLPFAAAVATIPVVVMLGYLAAARRTGALREL from the coding sequence GTGGACCGCGATCAAGGGATGACCGGCTCCGCCCTCACCGGCGGTAAGGACGGCCGCCCGGCGCCGGGTCCCCGGCGCCGGGCGGCGGCCCTGCTGCACCGCCGCCCGCGGCTGCGCCTGTCGCTGCTGCTGTCGGCGCCGCTCGCCTGGCTGGTCGTCGTCTATCTCGGCGCGCTCGCCGCGATCTTCCTGACCGCCTTCTGGACCACCGACGTCTTCACCGGCGAGGTCGTCCGGCAGTTCACGCTCGCCAACTTCCAGACCCTCCTCGACGAGCCGGTCTACCGGACGGTCGCGCTGCGCAGCCTCGGCGTCGCGGCGGCCGTCACCCTCATCGACACCGCGATCGGCTTCCCGATGGCGCTGTACATGGCCAAGGTCGCCAGGCCGCGGCACCGGCCCTACCTGGTGATCGCGATCCTGGCGCCGCTGTGGGCCGCCTACCTCGTCAAGGCGTACGCGTGGCGGGTGATGCTCTCGGAGGGCGGCCTGGTCGACCAGGTGCTGGGGCCGTTCGGGCTCTCCAGCCCCGGCTACGGCCTCACGGCGACGGTGCTCGTGCTGGCCTACCTGTGGCTGCCGTACATGATCCTGCCGGTCTACGCGGGCCTGGAGCGGCTCCCGGACTCGCTGCTGGACGCCTCCGGCGACCTCGGCGCCCGCCCGCTGCGCACGCTGCGGTCCGTCGTGCTGCCGCTGGTGTTCCCCTCGCTGGTGGCCGGGTCGATCTTCACGTTCTCGCTGTCGCTCGGCGACTACATCACCGTGAAGATCGTCGGCGGCCGGAGCCAGCTGCTCGGCAACGTCGTCTACGACAACATCGGCGCCGCCAACAACCTGCCGTTCGCGGCGGCGGTCGCCACGATCCCGGTGGTGGTGATGCTCGGCTACCTCGCCGCGGCCCGCCGCACCGGCGCGCTCAGGGAGCTGTGA
- a CDS encoding ABC transporter permease: protein MTLSPAARIALRVVMFLGLAVIYVPLLVVLVNSFNADTAFGWPPSGFTGRWWSQALHNEGAREAVLTSVKAGLGATAAALVLGTMAAFAVARHRFFGRETVSLVVVLPIALPGIVTGIALSNAFQVVLKPLGIGLGLFTVIVGHATFCVVTIFNNVLARLRRTGTSLEEASADLGADTFQTFWHVTFPALRSALLAGGLLSFALSFDEIIVTTFTAGPGAQTLPIWIFQNLFRPNQAPVVNVLAAALIVLSVVPIWIAQRLSSGARGVA, encoded by the coding sequence ATGACCCTCTCGCCCGCCGCGCGGATCGCCCTGCGCGTCGTGATGTTCCTCGGCCTCGCGGTCATCTACGTGCCGCTGCTGGTCGTGCTGGTCAACTCCTTCAACGCCGACACCGCGTTCGGGTGGCCGCCGTCGGGGTTCACCGGGCGCTGGTGGTCGCAGGCGCTGCACAACGAGGGCGCCCGGGAGGCCGTCCTGACCAGCGTCAAGGCGGGCCTCGGCGCGACGGCCGCCGCGCTCGTCCTCGGCACCATGGCCGCCTTCGCGGTGGCGCGGCACCGGTTCTTCGGGCGCGAGACGGTCTCGCTGGTCGTCGTGCTGCCGATCGCGCTGCCCGGAATCGTCACCGGCATCGCGCTCAGCAACGCCTTCCAGGTCGTGCTGAAGCCGCTCGGGATCGGGCTCGGCCTGTTCACCGTGATCGTCGGGCACGCCACGTTCTGCGTCGTCACGATCTTCAACAACGTGCTCGCCCGGCTGCGGCGCACGGGCACCAGCCTGGAGGAGGCGTCGGCCGACCTCGGCGCCGACACGTTCCAGACGTTCTGGCACGTCACGTTCCCGGCGCTGCGCTCGGCGCTGCTCGCCGGGGGGCTGCTGTCGTTCGCGCTGTCCTTCGACGAGATCATCGTGACCACGTTCACCGCCGGGCCGGGCGCCCAGACCCTGCCGATCTGGATCTTCCAGAACCTGTTCCGGCCCAACCAGGCCCCGGTCGTCAACGTGCTCGCCGCCGCCCTGATCGTGCTGTCGGTCGTCCCGATCTGGATCGCGCAGCGGCTGTCCAGCGGCGCCCGCGGCGTCGCGTGA
- the trpD gene encoding anthranilate phosphoribosyltransferase: MDARTSWPALLNALVSGDSLSSEETSWAMNSIMSGEATDAQIAGFAVALRAKGETVEEVTGLAQGMMDNATPIEVPGRIADLVGTGGDRGHTVNVSTMAAVVAAAAGVRVVKHGNRAASSSCGAADLLEHLGVAIDLPPEATARVADEVGITFCFAPLYHPALKYASRTRSELGTPTVFNFLGPLTNPARPLAQAVGVFHPRMAGVMAGVFASRGCSSLVFRGDDGLDELTTTGTSTVWVVRDGTATETTFDPSDLGIPPAKPEDLRGADAAFNGRVARETFTGRRGPVRDMVLLNAAALITAYEGAPPAADLTATLGAAYERAAAAVDSGGAATLLDRWVDASQRLRG; this comes from the coding sequence ATGGACGCGCGCACCAGCTGGCCCGCACTGCTCAACGCCCTCGTGTCGGGCGACTCGCTGTCCAGCGAGGAGACCTCCTGGGCCATGAACAGCATCATGTCCGGCGAGGCCACCGACGCGCAGATCGCGGGCTTCGCCGTGGCGCTGCGCGCCAAGGGCGAGACGGTCGAGGAGGTCACCGGCCTCGCCCAGGGGATGATGGACAACGCCACCCCCATCGAGGTGCCCGGCCGCATCGCCGACCTCGTCGGGACGGGCGGCGACCGCGGCCACACCGTCAACGTCTCCACGATGGCCGCCGTGGTCGCGGCCGCGGCGGGCGTGCGGGTCGTCAAGCACGGCAACCGGGCCGCGTCGTCCTCGTGCGGCGCCGCCGACCTGCTGGAGCACCTCGGCGTCGCGATCGACCTGCCCCCCGAGGCCACCGCGCGGGTCGCCGACGAGGTCGGCATCACCTTCTGCTTCGCGCCGCTCTACCACCCGGCCCTGAAGTACGCCTCGCGCACCCGCAGCGAACTGGGCACGCCCACGGTCTTCAACTTCCTCGGCCCGCTGACCAACCCGGCGCGGCCCCTGGCCCAGGCCGTCGGGGTGTTCCACCCGCGGATGGCGGGCGTGATGGCGGGCGTGTTCGCCTCGCGCGGCTGCTCCTCGCTGGTCTTCCGGGGCGACGACGGGCTGGACGAGCTGACCACCACGGGCACCTCCACGGTGTGGGTGGTGCGCGACGGGACGGCGACCGAGACGACCTTCGACCCCTCCGACCTCGGCATCCCGCCGGCGAAGCCGGAGGACCTGCGCGGCGCCGACGCGGCGTTCAACGGGCGGGTCGCCCGCGAGACGTTCACCGGCCGGCGGGGGCCCGTCCGCGACATGGTCCTGCTGAACGCCGCCGCGCTCATCACCGCCTACGAGGGGGCGCCGCCCGCCGCCGACCTCACCGCGACGCTGGGGGCCGCCTACGAGCGCGCCGCCGCGGCGGTCGACTCGGGAGGCGCCGCCACCCTCCTGGACCGCTGGGTCGACGCCTCCCAGCGCCTGCGGGGCTGA
- a CDS encoding cytochrome c oxidase subunit 3, giving the protein MGTIVWLSSELMFFAALFAMFFTIRSVTIGQSGHDAWPGAPLDLPLSAVNTTILVLSSVTCQMGVFKAEAGKVGRDGSVFNVARWGLREWYVLSFLMGAYFVAGQAYEYSQLVSKDGLTFSSSAYGSVFYLATGFHGLHVIGGLVAFLFLLGRTYAAKRWTHEQATSAIVVSYYWHFVDVVWIGLFSVVYLLDI; this is encoded by the coding sequence GTGGGGACGATCGTTTGGCTGTCGTCCGAGCTGATGTTCTTCGCGGCGCTGTTCGCGATGTTCTTCACGATCCGCTCTGTGACGATCGGCCAGTCCGGCCACGACGCGTGGCCGGGCGCCCCGCTGGACCTGCCGCTGTCGGCCGTCAACACGACCATCCTGGTGCTGTCCTCGGTGACCTGCCAGATGGGCGTGTTCAAGGCCGAGGCCGGCAAGGTCGGACGTGACGGAAGCGTGTTCAACGTGGCGCGCTGGGGCCTGCGCGAGTGGTACGTGCTCTCGTTCCTCATGGGCGCCTACTTCGTCGCCGGCCAGGCCTACGAGTACTCCCAGCTGGTCTCCAAGGACGGCCTCACCTTCTCGTCCTCGGCCTACGGCTCGGTCTTCTACCTGGCCACCGGCTTCCACGGCCTGCACGTCATCGGCGGCCTCGTCGCGTTCCTGTTCCTCCTGGGACGCACCTACGCCGCCAAGCGGTGGACGCACGAGCAGGCGACGAGCGCGATCGTCGTCTCCTACTACTGGCACTTCGTCGACGTGGTGTGGATCGGCCTGTTCTCGGTCGTCTACCTGCTCGACATCTGA
- a CDS encoding c-type cytochrome, whose protein sequence is MKRITAWRRRPWAGYAVVLAALAAIGAIYAGFSPRTDRAEAQTTAQAAQDLKNGQQLFNKNCASCHGLNAEGTKDAKGNPIAPSLIGVGAASVDFQVGSGRMPAANPGAQMPRKTPIPEFNTSIKTDYEEKDKREAAERQKAQAEKNLSDLSAYVASLGGGPEVPPASAVDPKTGNVALGGKLFRTNCAQCHNFTGQGGALTGGKYAPSLSNPDVTPTQMYEAMLTGPQAMPVFNDTTLTPKDKQAIIAYLVQTREEPNPGGNGLGRIGPVTEGLAGWLVGIGLLVLAAMWITAKKPKKLKKS, encoded by the coding sequence GTGAAAAGGATCACCGCATGGCGACGGCGCCCGTGGGCGGGCTACGCCGTCGTGCTGGCGGCCCTGGCGGCGATCGGCGCGATCTACGCCGGCTTCTCGCCGCGGACTGACCGCGCCGAGGCGCAGACCACAGCCCAGGCGGCGCAGGACCTGAAGAACGGCCAGCAGCTGTTCAACAAGAACTGCGCGAGCTGCCACGGGCTGAACGCCGAGGGCACCAAGGACGCCAAGGGCAACCCGATCGCCCCGAGCCTCATCGGCGTCGGCGCCGCGTCCGTCGACTTCCAGGTCGGCTCGGGCCGCATGCCCGCGGCGAACCCCGGCGCTCAGATGCCGCGCAAGACGCCGATCCCCGAGTTCAACACCTCGATCAAGACCGACTACGAGGAGAAGGACAAGCGGGAGGCGGCCGAGAGGCAGAAGGCGCAGGCGGAGAAGAACCTCTCCGACCTCAGCGCCTACGTCGCCTCGCTCGGCGGCGGCCCGGAGGTCCCCCCGGCGTCGGCCGTGGACCCGAAGACCGGCAACGTCGCGCTCGGCGGGAAGCTGTTCCGCACCAACTGCGCGCAGTGCCACAACTTCACCGGCCAGGGCGGCGCGCTGACGGGCGGCAAGTACGCGCCCTCGCTGTCGAACCCCGACGTCACGCCCACCCAGATGTACGAGGCCATGCTGACCGGCCCGCAGGCGATGCCCGTGTTCAACGACACGACGCTCACGCCCAAGGACAAGCAGGCGATCATCGCCTACCTCGTCCAGACGCGTGAGGAGCCGAACCCCGGCGGCAACGGCCTCGGCCGCATCGGCCCGGTGACCGAGGGGCTGGCCGGCTGGCTGGTCGGAATCGGCCTGCTGGTCCTGGCCGCCATGTGGATCACCGCGAAGAAGCCGAAGAAGCTGAAGAAGTCATGA
- a CDS encoding ubiquinol-cytochrome c reductase iron-sulfur subunit has product MSDDNKDTAGRPAPRERVIGTPSPAREKALLAEDDISAPAGVGEQLDEASAKRAERIVATLFLVAFAASVAFIAYFIGWSGRDGGMHGVTRARESNLWLGGLMALSFLALAFGVTIWVRRLMTSKPIVQERHEMAADEETRAAFTEDFLEGAADSGITKRPLLRRTLLLAAAPLGLAPLVLLRDLGPLPEKRLRHTYWGEAVKKAQAEGKKGARLVVDGTNKPLRVSDFSSPGSMITVLPEGIEEEVPEDQVLTQNAKAVTILINVPADQFKPAKGRENWHVNGIVAYSKVCTHVGCPAALYEQTTHHILCPCHQSTFDATDAAKVIFGPAARSLPQLPLSVEDGYLIATSDYHEPIGPSFWERG; this is encoded by the coding sequence ATGAGCGACGACAACAAGGACACGGCGGGCCGGCCCGCCCCGCGCGAACGCGTGATCGGCACGCCGTCCCCGGCGCGCGAGAAGGCCCTGCTCGCCGAGGACGACATCTCGGCGCCCGCGGGCGTGGGCGAGCAGCTCGACGAGGCGTCGGCCAAGCGCGCCGAGCGGATCGTCGCGACGCTCTTCCTGGTCGCGTTCGCCGCCAGCGTGGCGTTCATCGCCTACTTCATCGGCTGGAGCGGCCGCGACGGCGGCATGCACGGCGTCACCCGGGCACGCGAGAGCAACCTGTGGCTCGGCGGCCTGATGGCGCTGTCGTTCCTCGCGCTGGCCTTCGGCGTCACCATCTGGGTGCGCCGCCTGATGACCAGCAAGCCGATCGTGCAGGAGCGGCACGAGATGGCCGCCGACGAGGAGACCCGGGCGGCCTTCACCGAGGACTTCCTGGAAGGCGCCGCCGACAGCGGCATCACCAAGCGGCCCCTGCTGCGCCGCACGCTGCTGCTGGCCGCCGCGCCGCTCGGCCTGGCCCCGCTGGTGCTGCTGCGCGACCTCGGCCCGCTGCCGGAGAAGCGCCTCCGCCACACCTACTGGGGCGAGGCCGTCAAGAAGGCGCAGGCGGAGGGCAAGAAGGGCGCCCGCCTGGTCGTGGACGGCACCAACAAGCCGCTGCGGGTCAGCGACTTCTCCTCCCCGGGCTCGATGATCACCGTCCTGCCCGAGGGGATCGAGGAGGAGGTTCCCGAGGACCAGGTGCTGACCCAGAACGCCAAGGCCGTCACCATCCTCATCAACGTCCCCGCCGACCAGTTCAAGCCCGCCAAGGGCCGTGAGAACTGGCACGTCAACGGGATCGTGGCCTACTCCAAGGTGTGCACGCACGTCGGCTGCCCCGCGGCCCTGTACGAGCAGACCACGCACCACATCCTGTGCCCCTGCCACCAGTCGACGTTCGACGCCACCGACGCGGCGAAGGTGATCTTCGGGCCGGCGGCGCGGTCGCTGCCGCAGCTGCCGCTGTCCGTGGAGGACGGGTACCTCATCGCCACGAGCGACTACCACGAACCCATCGGACCGAGCTTCTGGGAGCGCGGATGA
- a CDS encoding cytochrome b, with translation MSEATAPKAVEAPLTFLDDRLGSTTFFKRNMKKVFPDHWSFMLGEIALYSFIILLLTGTFLTLWFQPSMTETVYEGSYTKLQGVKMSEAYASTLHISFDVRGGLLMRQIHHWAAILFMASILAHMLRVFFTGAYRKPRELNWLIGIGMFTLGMLEGLFGYSLPDDLLSGTGLRITQGVAESIPVVGTYLYMFLFGGEFPGQDIVPRLYMLHILLIPGLLLGMVTAHMMIMWVQKHTAMPVKNQTEQQVYGYPFYPVFMAKTGAYFLFTFGVLALLGAFAQINPIWLFGPYDPGAISSGSQPDWYMGVLEGALRIMPNWEVSAWGHTVSFNVLIPALVPLGIVFGGAAAWPFVEQWVTGDKRHHHVNDRPRNAPVRTATGIAAVTFYGLLWIAGANDVIADKFHVSLFATTWFFRVAFFLGPIIAFIITKRICLGLQRKDADVAGHGVESGVILMSPDGKFSERHEAPRDEERHVLLSKENARPEAPARDAKGIPAPGTKGPIGHLRSRLNRAWTFDDVPVEEHEHPHGEQAEIEGGATSHEVRH, from the coding sequence ATGAGCGAGGCGACAGCCCCGAAGGCGGTCGAGGCGCCGCTGACGTTCCTCGACGACCGCCTCGGCTCCACCACCTTCTTCAAGCGGAACATGAAGAAGGTCTTTCCGGACCACTGGTCCTTCATGCTGGGCGAGATCGCCCTGTACTCCTTCATCATCCTGCTGCTGACCGGGACGTTCCTGACGCTCTGGTTCCAGCCGAGCATGACGGAGACCGTGTACGAGGGCTCGTACACGAAGCTGCAGGGCGTGAAGATGTCCGAGGCCTACGCCTCGACGCTGCACATCTCGTTCGACGTGCGCGGCGGCCTGCTCATGCGGCAGATCCACCACTGGGCCGCGATCCTGTTCATGGCGTCGATCCTCGCGCACATGCTGCGCGTGTTCTTCACCGGCGCCTACCGCAAGCCGCGCGAGCTGAACTGGCTGATCGGCATCGGCATGTTCACGCTGGGCATGCTGGAGGGCCTGTTCGGGTACTCGCTGCCCGACGACCTGCTGTCCGGCACCGGCCTGCGCATCACGCAGGGCGTCGCGGAGTCGATCCCGGTGGTCGGCACCTACCTCTACATGTTCCTGTTCGGCGGCGAGTTCCCCGGCCAGGACATCGTTCCGCGCCTGTACATGCTGCACATCCTGCTGATCCCGGGGCTGCTGCTCGGCATGGTCACCGCGCACATGATGATCATGTGGGTGCAGAAGCACACGGCGATGCCGGTCAAGAACCAGACCGAGCAGCAGGTGTACGGCTACCCGTTCTACCCGGTCTTCATGGCCAAGACGGGCGCCTACTTCCTGTTCACCTTCGGCGTCCTGGCGCTGCTCGGCGCGTTCGCGCAGATCAACCCGATCTGGCTGTTCGGCCCGTACGACCCCGGCGCGATCTCCTCGGGCTCCCAGCCCGACTGGTACATGGGCGTCCTCGAGGGCGCGCTGCGCATCATGCCGAACTGGGAGGTCTCCGCCTGGGGCCACACGGTCAGCTTCAACGTGCTGATCCCGGCGCTGGTGCCGCTCGGCATCGTGTTCGGCGGTGCGGCGGCCTGGCCGTTCGTCGAGCAGTGGGTCACCGGCGACAAGCGCCACCACCACGTGAACGACCGGCCGCGCAACGCCCCGGTCCGCACGGCGACGGGCATCGCCGCGGTCACGTTCTACGGGCTGCTGTGGATCGCCGGCGCCAACGACGTCATCGCGGACAAGTTCCACGTGTCGCTGTTCGCGACGACGTGGTTCTTCCGGGTCGCGTTCTTCCTGGGGCCGATCATCGCGTTCATCATCACGAAGCGGATCTGCCTGGGGCTGCAGCGCAAGGACGCCGACGTCGCCGGGCACGGCGTGGAGAGCGGCGTGATCCTGATGTCGCCGGACGGGAAGTTCTCCGAGCGGCACGAGGCGCCGCGCGACGAGGAGCGGCACGTCCTGCTCTCCAAGGAGAACGCCCGGCCCGAGGCCCCGGCGAGGGACGCCAAGGGCATCCCCGCGCCCGGCACCAAGGGCCCGATCGGGCACCTGCGCTCGCGCCTCAACCGCGCGTGGACGTTCGACGACGTCCCCGTCGAGGAGCACGAGCACCCGCACGGCGAGCAGGCCGAGATCGAGGGCGGCGCCACGTCGCACGAGGTCCGGCACTGA
- a CDS encoding glycosyltransferase family 4 protein yields the protein MTRTLFVTNDFPPRPGGIQAFVHGLAVRRPPGSVVVYAPAWKGAAEFDAAQPFPVVRHPGSLMLPEPGVLRRAADVLRAERCDSVVFGAAAPLGLLAPALRRRGARRLVGITHGHEAGWASLPVARALLGRVGDGVDVLTYLGEYTRSRMARALSAEAAARMARLAPGVDEALFHRGAGGAEIRERHGLAGRPVAVCVSRLVPRKGQDALLRAWPRVLKSVPDAALLLVGGGPYRGDLERLAASLDLGRSVVFTGGVPWEELPAHFDAGDVFAMPCRTRRRGLDVEGLGIVYLEASATGLPVVAGDSGGAPDAVLDGETGLVVPGRSVPDIAEAVAGLLAEPDRARAMGEKGRAWVEREWRWDVQASRLGTLLAP from the coding sequence ATGACCCGGACGCTGTTCGTCACCAACGACTTCCCGCCCCGGCCGGGCGGCATCCAGGCGTTCGTGCACGGCCTCGCCGTGCGCCGTCCGCCCGGTTCCGTCGTCGTCTACGCCCCGGCCTGGAAGGGCGCCGCGGAGTTCGACGCGGCGCAGCCGTTCCCCGTCGTCCGGCATCCGGGCTCCCTCATGCTGCCGGAGCCGGGCGTGCTGCGCCGGGCCGCGGACGTGCTGCGCGCGGAGCGCTGCGACTCGGTCGTGTTCGGCGCCGCGGCGCCGCTCGGCCTGCTGGCCCCGGCGCTGCGCCGCCGGGGGGCGCGGCGGCTGGTCGGGATCACTCACGGGCACGAGGCCGGCTGGGCGTCGCTGCCGGTGGCGCGCGCCCTGCTGGGCCGCGTCGGCGACGGCGTCGACGTCCTGACCTACCTCGGCGAGTACACCCGGTCCCGGATGGCGCGGGCGCTGTCCGCGGAGGCCGCGGCGCGGATGGCCCGGCTCGCGCCCGGCGTCGACGAGGCGCTCTTCCACCGGGGCGCGGGCGGGGCGGAGATCCGGGAGCGGCACGGGCTGGCCGGCCGCCCGGTGGCGGTGTGCGTGTCCCGCCTGGTCCCGCGCAAGGGGCAGGACGCACTCCTGCGCGCCTGGCCGCGCGTCCTGAAGTCCGTGCCGGACGCCGCGCTGCTCCTCGTCGGCGGCGGCCCCTACCGCGGCGACCTGGAGCGCCTCGCCGCGTCCCTGGACCTCGGCCGTTCGGTCGTCTTCACCGGCGGCGTCCCCTGGGAGGAGCTGCCCGCCCATTTCGACGCGGGCGACGTCTTCGCGATGCCGTGCCGCACCCGCCGCCGCGGTCTGGACGTCGAGGGCCTCGGCATCGTGTACCTGGAGGCGTCCGCGACCGGGCTCCCGGTCGTCGCGGGCGATTCGGGCGGCGCTCCCGACGCCGTCCTTGACGGCGAGACGGGTCTCGTGGTGCCGGGCCGCTCCGTCCCCGACATCGCCGAAGCCGTCGCGGGCCTTCTCGCGGAACCGGACCGGGCCCGCGCCATGGGCGAGAAGGGCCGGGCCTGGGTCGAACGGGAGTGGCGCTGGGACGTCCAGGCGAGCCGCCTGGGAACGCTGCTGGCGCCCTGA